In Ruania zhangjianzhongii, the following proteins share a genomic window:
- a CDS encoding Gfo/Idh/MocA family protein — MSDEVGVGILGLGGIGLTHARALRELAPDLRLRAFSGGDAARAQEAGWPEAVQVEPDELADTPGVDVVAICSPSEQHAAHALAALNAGRHVVVEKPLALQVSDAERIVALATETGAVAAVISQRRLEPEYAALQEALAAGSLGQIRLATTQVHWWRDEEYYQAAPWRTAMAGGGGSLMNQGVHNVDLLRWLCGPVTDVTAQYGTLAHAMDAEDTTVATLRFASGALGMISTSTATPPGSPATVTLHTDRGVVELGQGEVLRWDMQGVPAPTAASGISSGAADPRAIGIAGHVQQWGDVLTAIRTGGAPVVSAADGAETVRLLCAVYRAAETGRTVRPEEL, encoded by the coding sequence ATGAGTGACGAGGTAGGCGTCGGCATCCTGGGGCTGGGTGGGATCGGACTCACCCACGCTCGCGCGCTGCGGGAGCTGGCACCGGACCTCCGGCTGCGTGCCTTCAGCGGCGGAGACGCGGCACGCGCGCAGGAGGCGGGCTGGCCCGAGGCCGTCCAGGTGGAGCCGGACGAGCTGGCCGACACCCCCGGCGTCGACGTGGTGGCCATCTGCTCGCCGAGCGAGCAGCACGCCGCCCACGCCCTGGCTGCCCTGAACGCCGGGCGGCACGTGGTGGTGGAGAAGCCACTCGCCCTGCAGGTCAGTGATGCGGAACGGATCGTTGCGCTCGCCACCGAGACCGGCGCCGTCGCCGCGGTGATCTCTCAACGCCGGCTGGAACCGGAGTACGCCGCGCTGCAGGAGGCACTCGCGGCCGGGTCTCTGGGGCAGATCAGGCTGGCCACCACCCAGGTGCACTGGTGGCGGGACGAGGAGTACTACCAGGCCGCGCCATGGCGCACGGCGATGGCGGGCGGTGGCGGCTCGCTGATGAACCAGGGCGTGCACAATGTGGATCTGCTGCGCTGGCTGTGTGGTCCGGTCACCGACGTGACCGCCCAGTACGGCACCCTGGCGCACGCGATGGACGCCGAGGACACCACAGTGGCGACGCTCCGCTTCGCCAGCGGGGCGCTGGGGATGATCAGCACCTCGACCGCGACGCCGCCCGGTTCGCCGGCCACTGTCACCCTGCACACCGACCGCGGCGTCGTCGAGCTCGGTCAGGGTGAGGTGCTGCGCTGGGACATGCAGGGAGTACCTGCACCGACGGCGGCCAGTGGGATCAGCAGCGGCGCCGCGGATCCGCGGGCCATCGGCATTGCTGGACATGTGCAGCAGTGGGGCGACGTCCTGACGGCGATCCGCACCGGCGGCGCCCCGGTGGTCAGCGCTGCCGACGGTGCGGAGACTGTCCGGCTGCTGTGCGCCGTCTACCGTGCCGCCGAGACTGGCCGCACCGTGCGGCCCGAGGAGCTCTGA
- a CDS encoding Gfo/Idh/MocA family protein, whose translation MKVAIVGAAHPHAAYALDEVAARADLELVAVCEPDEQLRRAYLPENLTAPIYDTAAGLFDAHDVDVALVAGVYGRRGEDTRLALEAGAHVLADKPLCTSLSELDEIAAAAERTGRYVSVVFEKRAYPPTLALRRLLADGVLGELALVASTGPHKLNQSSRPPWFLSRAGYGGIAGDLPVHDIDLVLFLTGATTGSVTAVTGNARRQDHPEFDDHVAVLLQAGEVAATIEANWLSPQAAEVHGHYRMRLTGSEGTAELDWAYNTLTVATHDRAPWQEPLEEARRPAAYFFDALAAGAEPEIGTAASLLATRVALLAQRSADSGGRPEKFGT comes from the coding sequence ATGAAGGTCGCGATCGTTGGCGCCGCTCACCCGCACGCTGCCTACGCCCTGGACGAGGTCGCCGCACGCGCCGATCTCGAACTGGTGGCTGTGTGCGAACCGGACGAGCAGCTGCGCCGTGCCTACCTCCCCGAGAATCTCACCGCCCCGATCTACGACACGGCTGCCGGTCTCTTCGACGCCCACGATGTCGACGTCGCCCTGGTGGCCGGTGTCTATGGCCGGCGCGGGGAGGACACCCGCCTGGCGCTGGAGGCCGGAGCGCACGTGCTGGCCGACAAACCGCTGTGCACCAGCCTGTCCGAGCTGGACGAGATCGCCGCGGCCGCCGAACGTACCGGCCGGTATGTCTCGGTGGTGTTCGAGAAGCGGGCCTACCCGCCGACGCTGGCGCTGCGGCGACTGCTCGCCGACGGGGTGCTCGGTGAGCTCGCCCTGGTGGCGAGCACCGGACCGCACAAGTTGAACCAGTCCAGCAGGCCGCCGTGGTTCCTCAGCCGTGCCGGATACGGCGGGATCGCCGGAGACCTCCCGGTGCATGACATCGACCTGGTGCTGTTCCTGACCGGCGCCACCACTGGGTCGGTCACCGCCGTGACCGGGAACGCCCGCCGCCAGGACCATCCGGAGTTCGACGATCACGTGGCCGTGCTGCTGCAGGCGGGGGAGGTGGCGGCAACGATCGAGGCCAACTGGCTGTCCCCGCAGGCCGCGGAGGTGCACGGGCACTATCGGATGCGGTTGACCGGGTCGGAGGGGACTGCCGAGCTGGACTGGGCCTACAACACGCTCACGGTGGCCACCCACGACCGCGCACCCTGGCAGGAGCCGCTCGAGGAGGCGCGCCGGCCCGCGGCGTACTTCTTCGATGCGCTGGCTGCGGGTGCCGAACCGGAGATCGGCACCGCTGCCAGCCTGCTCGCCACGCGGGTGGCACTGCTGGCCCAGCGCAGCGCCGATTCCGGTGGCCGCCCGGAGAAGTTCGGCACCTGA
- a CDS encoding CPBP family intramembrane glutamic endopeptidase has translation MDPSAPSVAATPVTSARWIAPVLAPALAVLVASGLLAPMPEGVQFSDVVRSAALWAVILVLITIGVGVLPLLFGSVRPAKRAGGVGRAAPGRVLPALLVVSGFLVLTALAGRTPRLAFFAQFEHNWQGKVVDLLWVGILFAVLWRWARDDAHLTWRTRPGSGRTALIVIGAVFVLFAGLTVMSVSIDPAMHQQVGAEQLLYNTTIPNLTEELIWRAAMLAVLDRAFGTPWRLAGAPVGWGLVVTSVAFGAGHLILLSANGEFSLSVSGGIFAALMGVLLAWIWAYTRSVWPAFLLHCAPEAAVDVGMLLTG, from the coding sequence ATGGACCCGTCTGCGCCGTCGGTGGCAGCCACGCCGGTCACCAGCGCGCGTTGGATCGCACCGGTACTGGCACCGGCCCTCGCCGTGCTCGTGGCTTCCGGGCTGCTCGCGCCGATGCCCGAGGGGGTGCAGTTCTCCGACGTTGTTCGCTCCGCTGCGCTGTGGGCCGTGATCCTGGTGTTGATCACGATCGGCGTGGGTGTCCTGCCCTTGCTCTTCGGCAGTGTGCGCCCGGCGAAGCGCGCAGGGGGTGTCGGCCGCGCGGCTCCCGGCCGGGTGCTGCCGGCCCTGCTGGTGGTGAGCGGATTCCTGGTGTTGACCGCGCTGGCCGGCAGGACCCCGCGGCTGGCGTTCTTCGCCCAGTTCGAGCACAACTGGCAGGGCAAGGTGGTCGACCTGCTCTGGGTCGGCATCCTGTTCGCCGTGCTCTGGCGTTGGGCACGCGACGATGCCCACCTGACCTGGCGGACCCGGCCAGGCAGCGGGCGCACCGCGCTGATCGTGATCGGAGCGGTGTTCGTCCTGTTCGCCGGTCTGACTGTGATGTCCGTGTCGATCGATCCAGCCATGCACCAGCAGGTGGGCGCCGAACAGCTGCTGTACAACACCACGATCCCGAACCTCACCGAGGAGCTCATCTGGCGGGCCGCGATGCTCGCCGTGCTCGATCGCGCCTTCGGCACGCCGTGGCGCCTGGCCGGTGCACCCGTCGGGTGGGGTCTGGTCGTCACCAGCGTGGCCTTCGGCGCCGGTCATCTGATCCTGCTCAGCGCCAACGGAGAGTTCTCGCTGAGCGTGTCCGGCGGCATCTTCGCGGCTCTGATGGGCGTGCTGCTGGCGTGGATCTGGGCCTACACCCGCAGCGTGTGGCCGGCGTTCCTCCTGCACTGCGCACCCGAAGCTGCGGTCGACGTCGGGATGCTGCTCACCGGCTAG
- a CDS encoding PQQ-binding-like beta-propeller repeat protein: MKPNVPRSGRRRFGLVAAALTAALALVAAPTQAAPGADADAGSAQTATAASEAPTPVVEDLGPAVMSVNVRSATFGELADGTPVAYAISNGNPATFTMVDATTGEALFSSEIEGTTLGGWILVDDDGMVYFTARHPMSAGLFSFNPETGELTNLEERVAGELVLYSGSWGPDGRIYFGTYPNAKVVAFDPETGEIQDYGTQTEDASYVFSLGVVNGEIWAGTGPVPHLYVIDAASGDRREIQPPDHVMANTQWFIGIDQRADQALIRLSPRGNYDTAVLDLDTGEWSEQIIPSVFGSGPTNLDADGRTYLFSEGVVTSYDTTSGELVPTGWADADLPELLADQVGTYDMAVLELPGTEGETLVGISTDGDLWTYHLSTGETTFTRAEIEPAPAEAHGLGVGPDGNAYIGAYLSSGSMTQVDAQSLELTPLRGPKQADAIATHGDELIVTSYPGAVMHAGDLEQEWDWGTNPRHVLTLERGEPHFQDRINGVVSIGDRVALGTVPDYGELGGALTLVDTENGEFEFHRNVVPDQSIISLAYADGLIYGGTSINGGLSSDPTADSAELFVWDVDAQEVLWSEPLTDQAGYLAGLSWGAEGQLVGATSDGVLFEFDPKEREVTWSVRLFEPDQGSHGGWGYSTKTIWDERTGSYLVTLNGTLYQVHRTSGEFEVVAEEMEQITRDGAGNIIGLDLTHAYRIDIDGADVTCDETITGDHRGPLRLTEGVTCVDDATLRGPVTVASGASLVMTDSELSGPLRADGASVVHLVDSVVSGPVRIDGTSEDLVLRGTTVRGPVELTTSSTALAPLVSQNTVNGPLSCSGNDPAPVNAGLGNEVSGPSSGQCAVL, translated from the coding sequence ATGAAGCCCAATGTCCCACGGTCTGGCCGACGGCGTTTCGGTCTGGTTGCCGCGGCGCTGACCGCCGCGCTCGCGCTGGTGGCCGCGCCGACCCAGGCCGCACCCGGTGCGGACGCCGATGCCGGCAGCGCGCAGACCGCCACAGCCGCGAGCGAGGCTCCCACCCCGGTCGTCGAGGACCTGGGCCCAGCGGTGATGTCGGTGAACGTCCGCTCGGCGACCTTCGGTGAGCTGGCCGACGGCACGCCGGTGGCGTACGCGATCTCCAACGGCAACCCCGCCACGTTCACCATGGTCGATGCCACGACTGGCGAGGCGCTGTTCAGCAGCGAGATCGAGGGCACCACCCTCGGTGGCTGGATCCTCGTCGACGACGACGGCATGGTCTACTTCACCGCTCGGCACCCGATGTCCGCCGGCCTGTTCTCCTTCAACCCGGAGACCGGTGAGCTCACCAACCTCGAGGAGCGGGTGGCCGGGGAGCTGGTGCTCTACAGCGGCAGCTGGGGTCCGGATGGTCGCATCTACTTCGGTACCTATCCGAACGCGAAGGTGGTGGCGTTCGACCCGGAGACCGGTGAGATCCAGGACTACGGCACGCAGACCGAGGATGCCTCCTACGTCTTCTCCCTAGGTGTGGTCAACGGCGAGATCTGGGCCGGCACGGGCCCGGTCCCGCACCTGTACGTGATCGACGCGGCCAGCGGGGACCGGCGGGAGATTCAGCCCCCGGACCACGTGATGGCCAATACCCAGTGGTTCATTGGGATCGACCAGCGAGCCGATCAGGCGCTGATCCGGCTTTCACCCCGGGGAAACTACGACACCGCGGTGCTCGATCTGGACACCGGCGAGTGGTCGGAGCAGATCATCCCCAGCGTGTTCGGCTCCGGGCCGACCAACCTGGACGCCGACGGCCGAACGTACCTGTTCTCCGAAGGCGTGGTGACCAGCTACGACACCACCAGCGGCGAGCTGGTACCGACGGGCTGGGCCGATGCCGACCTGCCCGAGCTGCTCGCGGACCAGGTGGGCACCTATGACATGGCGGTCCTCGAGCTGCCCGGCACCGAGGGCGAGACCCTGGTCGGGATCAGCACCGACGGCGACCTGTGGACCTACCACCTCAGCACCGGGGAGACCACCTTCACCCGCGCAGAGATCGAGCCGGCACCGGCGGAGGCGCACGGACTCGGGGTCGGGCCGGACGGCAACGCCTACATCGGCGCCTACCTGTCCAGCGGTTCGATGACCCAGGTCGACGCCCAGTCCCTCGAGCTGACCCCGCTGCGCGGCCCGAAGCAGGCGGACGCGATCGCCACTCACGGCGACGAGCTGATCGTCACCTCCTACCCGGGGGCAGTGATGCACGCCGGCGACCTCGAGCAGGAGTGGGACTGGGGTACCAACCCCCGGCACGTGCTCACCCTGGAGCGAGGCGAGCCGCACTTCCAGGACCGGATCAACGGCGTCGTCTCCATCGGTGACCGGGTCGCCCTGGGCACGGTGCCGGACTACGGCGAGCTCGGTGGCGCTCTCACGCTGGTAGACACCGAGAATGGTGAGTTCGAGTTCCACCGCAACGTGGTGCCGGACCAGAGCATCATCTCCCTCGCGTACGCCGACGGTCTGATCTACGGCGGTACCTCGATCAACGGCGGGCTGTCCTCTGACCCGACCGCGGACTCGGCGGAGCTGTTCGTCTGGGACGTGGACGCACAGGAGGTGCTCTGGTCGGAGCCGCTCACCGATCAGGCCGGCTACCTGGCCGGACTGTCCTGGGGCGCCGAGGGCCAGCTCGTCGGGGCCACCTCGGACGGTGTGCTGTTCGAGTTCGACCCGAAGGAACGGGAGGTCACCTGGTCGGTCCGCCTGTTCGAACCCGATCAAGGCAGCCACGGCGGCTGGGGCTACTCCACCAAGACGATCTGGGACGAGCGCACCGGCTCCTACCTGGTCACCCTGAACGGCACCCTCTACCAGGTGCATCGCACCTCCGGGGAGTTCGAGGTGGTCGCCGAGGAGATGGAGCAGATCACCCGGGATGGCGCCGGCAACATCATCGGTCTCGACCTCACCCACGCCTACCGCATCGACATCGACGGCGCAGACGTCACCTGCGATGAGACGATCACCGGTGACCACCGGGGGCCGCTGCGGCTCACCGAGGGCGTGACGTGTGTGGATGATGCCACCCTGCGCGGACCGGTCACCGTCGCCTCTGGTGCGAGCCTGGTCATGACCGACTCGGAGCTGTCCGGTCCGCTGCGGGCCGACGGCGCCAGTGTGGTGCACCTGGTCGACTCCGTGGTGAGCGGCCCGGTGCGGATCGACGGGACCAGCGAGGACCTGGTGCTGCGCGGCACCACGGTGCGCGGCCCGGTCGAGCTGACCACCAGCAGTACCGCGTTGGCACCTCTGGTCAGCCAGAACACGGTGAACGGCCCGCTGTCCTGCTCGGGCAACGACCCGGCACCGGTGAACGCCGGCCTCGGTAACGAGGTCAGCGGGCCCAGCAGCGGGCAGTGCGCCGTGCTCTAG
- a CDS encoding carbohydrate binding domain-containing protein, translating to MRGNSRAGTLVGAAAALAVLTVTAVAGSPAEADPTAEDNLLANASFEQLDDQGWPTGWQPMWASSTEAFWSDSDQASDGSTSMRVLDESDARGYAIRSDTLSVTEGDSHRLALDVRLDSGTLQPSVLYLDEDGERVSLDHQRVRSTDGAWSSQGFLFTVPEGATQAQVLLDTTIAFVSDGWVDNVTFSPATPDEATGTEEDLGQPITGLTNAGAGYTEDAQGRDIGLVVAGGSPSQFSAVDLITGERLMTETIEGSTLTWAYATTPDRMVYLATASGQVYRFDPDALTLTQIADQPLGETYFWEAGVNADGDLFFATYPGGKLLGYQPETDTWQDYGTLVEGNSYARSLAVAGDDVYVGGGTATPSLTRVDTATGGTESIELPAEYADQEFVYDVSLAGDTLFARVSPANTVLVYSLTDGAWVDTIENAVGLEVSPAVTTSDSGTERTEVLIPEIGGGMIAYDLDTREQRAVSIDLGGASARGWAVMDVGLEGFPGESLVTATSKAVFHVWNPQTGETRLMRTDAMPTPFQIRSLGTGPQGDAWVGGYASPPGIAQVDAETGQSVLRPGPGQVEGMVAHGDDLVIGTYPGALLYTYDSTQDWENGTNPPERVSIEHGQDRPVAWVSAGESVAIGTVPDYGHLGGALTFFDPDTQQMSVVEGVIEDQTVISLAYADGLVYGGTGIWGGLGIDPSTSEGQLFIFDPSTGEVVYQDVPVPGEENVSGLAFGPDGDLWGITANTLFRFDPETREIVERQRYFDVDDSAAYWTTRELVFRGDRLVGQTAGRVFEIDPQTLQMTVIATGTQNLAVDRLGSYYYNRGGTLYRWVPDAPAPACDRTITGRHAGPLRVEDEVLCVTGGELAGPVRITTGASIVMTDSSVVGPISADGADTVQLRSSHITGPVSVTGTVGEVLIAGNTIIGPLRCDGNISEPTNGGEANTVTGPAAGQCAGL from the coding sequence ATGAGAGGCAACAGCAGAGCGGGGACGCTCGTCGGAGCGGCAGCGGCCCTGGCGGTACTGACCGTCACAGCGGTGGCAGGTTCGCCCGCCGAAGCAGATCCGACCGCCGAGGACAACCTGCTGGCCAATGCGAGCTTCGAACAGCTCGACGACCAGGGGTGGCCGACCGGCTGGCAGCCGATGTGGGCCAGCTCGACCGAGGCGTTCTGGTCCGACAGCGACCAGGCCAGCGACGGCTCGACGAGCATGCGCGTGCTGGATGAGAGCGACGCCCGCGGCTATGCGATCCGCAGTGACACCCTCTCGGTCACCGAAGGGGACAGCCATCGCCTCGCTCTGGACGTGCGGCTGGACTCGGGCACCCTACAGCCCTCGGTGCTCTACCTCGACGAGGACGGTGAACGTGTCTCGCTCGACCATCAGAGAGTCCGGTCGACCGACGGCGCCTGGTCCAGCCAGGGTTTCCTGTTCACCGTACCCGAGGGAGCCACCCAGGCCCAGGTACTCCTCGACACCACGATCGCGTTCGTCTCCGACGGATGGGTGGACAACGTGACGTTCTCGCCAGCCACACCCGACGAGGCCACCGGCACCGAAGAAGACCTAGGACAGCCGATCACTGGTCTGACCAACGCCGGCGCCGGGTACACCGAGGACGCCCAGGGCCGGGACATCGGCCTGGTGGTGGCCGGCGGCTCACCGTCACAGTTCAGCGCCGTGGACCTGATCACCGGTGAGCGGCTGATGACCGAGACCATCGAGGGCAGCACCCTGACCTGGGCGTATGCGACCACGCCGGACCGCATGGTGTACCTGGCCACGGCCTCCGGGCAGGTCTACCGCTTCGACCCGGATGCGCTCACCCTGACCCAGATCGCCGACCAGCCGTTGGGGGAGACCTACTTCTGGGAAGCCGGCGTCAATGCCGACGGCGACCTCTTCTTCGCCACCTACCCTGGCGGCAAGCTGCTCGGCTACCAGCCGGAGACCGACACCTGGCAGGACTACGGCACTCTGGTCGAGGGCAACAGCTACGCCCGCAGCCTGGCGGTGGCCGGTGACGACGTCTATGTCGGCGGTGGCACCGCGACTCCGTCCCTGACCCGCGTGGACACGGCCACCGGAGGGACCGAGAGCATCGAGCTACCCGCCGAGTACGCCGACCAGGAGTTCGTCTACGACGTCAGCCTCGCCGGCGACACCCTGTTCGCCCGGGTCAGCCCGGCCAACACCGTCCTGGTGTACTCGCTGACCGACGGCGCCTGGGTGGACACGATCGAGAATGCCGTGGGCCTGGAGGTCTCGCCGGCCGTGACCACCTCCGATTCCGGCACCGAACGCACCGAGGTGCTCATCCCGGAGATCGGCGGCGGAATGATCGCCTACGACCTGGACACGAGGGAGCAGCGGGCGGTCTCGATCGACCTCGGTGGTGCCTCCGCACGGGGCTGGGCGGTGATGGACGTCGGGCTCGAGGGCTTCCCGGGCGAGTCGTTGGTGACCGCCACCAGCAAGGCGGTGTTCCACGTCTGGAATCCGCAGACCGGCGAAACTCGCCTGATGCGCACCGATGCGATGCCCACCCCGTTCCAGATCCGTTCGTTGGGCACGGGACCCCAGGGCGACGCCTGGGTCGGTGGCTATGCCTCTCCTCCCGGGATCGCGCAGGTGGACGCCGAGACCGGGCAGTCCGTGCTGCGGCCGGGGCCCGGTCAGGTGGAGGGCATGGTCGCCCACGGTGACGACCTGGTGATCGGTACCTACCCCGGCGCGCTGCTCTATACCTACGACAGCACCCAGGACTGGGAGAACGGCACCAACCCGCCCGAGCGGGTCAGTATCGAGCACGGCCAGGACCGTCCGGTGGCCTGGGTCTCCGCTGGTGAGAGTGTCGCGATCGGTACCGTGCCCGACTACGGACACCTCGGCGGGGCGCTCACCTTCTTCGACCCGGACACGCAGCAGATGAGCGTGGTCGAGGGGGTCATCGAGGATCAGACCGTGATCAGCCTGGCCTACGCCGACGGGTTGGTCTATGGCGGGACTGGGATCTGGGGCGGGCTCGGCATCGATCCCTCGACGAGCGAGGGCCAGCTGTTCATCTTCGACCCGAGCACCGGAGAGGTCGTCTATCAGGACGTCCCGGTACCCGGGGAGGAGAACGTGTCCGGGCTGGCGTTCGGTCCGGACGGAGACCTCTGGGGGATCACCGCGAACACCCTGTTCCGGTTCGACCCCGAGACCCGGGAGATCGTCGAGCGGCAGCGCTACTTCGACGTGGACGATTCGGCCGCCTACTGGACCACCCGGGAGCTGGTCTTCCGCGGCGACCGGCTGGTCGGACAGACTGCTGGCCGAGTCTTCGAGATCGATCCGCAGACGCTGCAGATGACCGTGATCGCCACCGGCACCCAGAACTTGGCCGTCGACCGGCTCGGCAGCTACTACTACAACCGGGGCGGCACCCTGTACCGATGGGTGCCAGACGCGCCGGCACCGGCCTGCGACCGAACCATCACCGGCAGGCATGCGGGCCCCCTGCGGGTCGAGGACGAAGTGCTGTGTGTGACCGGCGGTGAGCTGGCCGGGCCGGTGCGTATCACCACCGGCGCCTCGATCGTGATGACCGACTCCTCGGTGGTCGGCCCGATCAGCGCGGACGGTGCCGATACGGTGCAGCTGCGTTCCAGCCACATCACCGGGCCAGTCTCGGTCACCGGAACGGTGGGCGAGGTGCTGATCGCGGGGAACACGATCATCGGGCCGCTGCGGTGCGACGGCAACATCAGTGAGCCGACCAACGGTGGCGAGGCGAACACCGTCACCGGCCCGGCCGCGGGGCAGTGCGCCGGGCTCTGA
- a CDS encoding carbohydrate ABC transporter permease, whose product MTATSTAPSRPAGASAPISPVPAKRRKRTWRLHLLLIVAALLTAFPFYAMVALSLQPGEAVELPGSLLPTAPSFGAYAEAMGSRSIPTWALNSTIYSVVSVFLVLLFASMAGYAFAKKRFFGRELIFWVFVAMLMLPYHLTIIPQYLVVSELDGLNTMWGMILPTIANAQAMFLMRQFIQDIPDELIDAARIDGAGEFRIYWTIILPQTKPIMATLGTFVFLWHWNDFLWPLVSQQSPTNYVLTVGLSSMQEQEAPLATIMAGSVITFIPALLVFIVLQRYFVRGVMMSGIK is encoded by the coding sequence ATGACTGCCACGTCGACCGCTCCGAGCAGGCCCGCCGGCGCCTCGGCGCCAATCAGTCCGGTCCCGGCCAAGCGGCGCAAGCGCACCTGGCGCCTGCACCTGCTACTGATCGTCGCGGCGCTGCTGACCGCGTTCCCGTTCTACGCCATGGTCGCGCTCTCCCTGCAGCCCGGTGAGGCGGTCGAGCTCCCCGGTTCGCTGCTGCCCACTGCCCCGTCCTTCGGCGCCTACGCCGAGGCGATGGGCTCTCGCTCCATCCCCACCTGGGCACTGAACTCCACCATCTACTCGGTGGTCTCGGTGTTCCTGGTGCTGCTGTTCGCCTCGATGGCCGGCTACGCGTTCGCGAAGAAGCGCTTCTTCGGCCGAGAGCTCATCTTCTGGGTCTTCGTGGCGATGCTGATGCTGCCCTACCACCTGACGATCATCCCGCAGTACCTGGTGGTCTCAGAGCTGGACGGGCTGAACACGATGTGGGGGATGATCCTGCCGACGATCGCCAACGCCCAGGCGATGTTCCTGATGCGGCAGTTCATCCAGGACATCCCGGACGAGCTGATCGATGCCGCCCGGATCGACGGCGCCGGCGAGTTCCGGATCTACTGGACGATCATCCTGCCGCAGACCAAGCCGATCATGGCCACCCTGGGCACGTTCGTGTTCCTCTGGCACTGGAACGATTTCCTCTGGCCGCTGGTCTCTCAGCAGTCCCCCACCAACTACGTGCTCACCGTGGGCCTGAGCTCGATGCAGGAGCAGGAGGCGCCGCTGGCCACGATCATGGCTGGTTCGGTGATCACCTTCATCCCGGCCCTGCTGGTGTTCATCGTGCTGCAGCGCTACTTCGTGCGCGGCGTGATGATGTCGGGGATCAAGTAA
- a CDS encoding carbohydrate ABC transporter permease, with product MATISAPSPELRKERRRRVLTSKTALAAYVFIGPYVVFFTIFRIIPALYGMMLSLGDYKLNGTFELLGLDNFERLFADPIFWNALRATGVYAFVAIPLTVAISLAMAQLCNRVLRGMSFYRSIFFLPVVTSPVLSGLVFVWIFSPDGPLNWVLDGVGIGGVNWLQSSFWVLPSLALVSAWMNFGYNMLILLAGMLAIPIDYYEAASLDGANSWQRFRNVTMPLLKPALFFVLVLETVKSFQVFDTIYVMTSGGPVRASYTLTYMIYDQGFGYFDFGYASAAGVVLLVITLIFSLIQRRLVGRSA from the coding sequence GTGGCGACGATCTCCGCCCCCAGTCCAGAACTCCGCAAAGAACGCCGACGGCGCGTGCTCACCTCCAAGACCGCGCTGGCTGCCTACGTCTTCATCGGCCCGTACGTTGTCTTCTTCACCATCTTCCGGATCATCCCGGCGCTGTACGGGATGATGCTCAGCCTCGGTGACTACAAGCTCAACGGGACCTTCGAGCTGCTCGGTCTGGACAACTTCGAGCGGCTCTTCGCCGACCCGATCTTCTGGAACGCGCTCCGAGCCACCGGCGTCTACGCGTTCGTGGCGATCCCCCTCACCGTGGCGATCTCCCTGGCGATGGCGCAGCTGTGCAACCGGGTACTGCGCGGGATGTCCTTCTACCGCTCGATCTTCTTCCTCCCGGTCGTGACCTCCCCGGTCCTCTCCGGTCTCGTGTTCGTCTGGATCTTCAGCCCGGACGGCCCCCTGAACTGGGTGCTGGACGGAGTCGGGATCGGCGGGGTGAACTGGTTGCAGAGCAGCTTCTGGGTGCTGCCCTCCCTGGCGCTGGTGAGCGCGTGGATGAACTTCGGCTACAACATGCTCATCCTGCTGGCGGGCATGCTGGCGATCCCGATCGACTACTACGAGGCCGCCTCCCTGGACGGTGCCAACTCCTGGCAACGGTTCCGGAACGTGACGATGCCGCTGCTCAAGCCCGCCCTGTTCTTCGTGCTGGTGCTGGAGACGGTGAAGTCCTTCCAGGTGTTCGACACCATCTATGTGATGACCTCCGGTGGTCCGGTGCGGGCCAGCTACACGTTGACCTACATGATCTACGACCAGGGCTTCGGGTACTTCGACTTCGGCTACGCCAGCGCGGCCGGTGTGGTGCTGCTGGTGATCACGCTGATCTTCTCGCTGATCCAACGACGCCTCGTCGGGAGGTCCGCATGA